The DNA window GAGCCAAGCCCAAGACAGGCAGAGGTGAGGAGGGTACTCAGCAAGGAGGCCAGGGACACAGGGTCACCAGCCACTGTGAGCACAGGCTAGGGTACACAGCCACAATTCCTCTTGGCCCCCATCAGCCTCCTGAAGGTTGATTTCCCCTGGGGTCAGTTTTGCCAAGGGAGTGGGATACCACGACCAAAGGATAGTCCAGCTTTCTTGAGGTCTGAGCCTAAGTACCGTTCATTATTAGCAGCTTCAGTCAACCACAGACCATATGTGACAGTGTGAAGCTCCATCACCTGTTGCTGTCTTAGTTTGTATAAGTACATTCTGATGTTCACACAGTGATGAAATCACCTAATGATGCATGTCTGAGAACTGTCCTTGTCATTGAGTGATATGGCTAGTCATTGGCTCAGGGAACTTCCATGCTGGAGGTTGTAAATCCTTTGTTTAGGAGGAAGGTGACAGTGGACATACCGATGGCCAGTGCAGAGCTGGGATTCCGCTCTGCAGCCCTACCCCACACTGGGAAGGGGCCAGGGGAGCGCTGGGGGAAGCTTTTCTGAGCCCCAGTCTGCAGCGGGGGCTGTTTGAAGGGTTATGACATCACTGGGGAGGGGAGGCAGGACCCAGTGCTGTTGATGAGGAGGTGGGGGTGAACGCGCCACCCCTCTCCTGTCGGGCCTCAGTGCCAGGGTTACCTTTGGACACACAGGGAAAAGACACTTCAAGGGATGGCTGTAATGCTTCTCCATCAGCATGCCACCATGTCCTCAGTGGGGACTGTCCCTGGAGTAGGGGCACGGGCGGGCTGTCCACCTGTGCTGAGCCCTGCCGCTCCCCTCAGTGATGGTGGCCACACAGCAGGAGATGAACGAGGCACAGCTGACGCTGCAGCAGCGCGACTACTGCGCCCACTACCTCATCAAGCTGCTCAAGTGCAAGCGCGACAGCTTCCCCAACTTCCTGGGCTGCAAGCACGAGCAGCACGACTGGGACTACTGCGAGCACCTCGAgtgagccccccaccccaccccaggcaCCACTAGCCCATGCCTCAGCTGGCCCAGGCCAGCAGGGGGGACTGGGGGGCGGCTCCAGGTTGGGCAGGTGGCTGGAACCACCTGGGGTGTCACCGGCCAGCACCAAACAGAGGAATGAGCTCCCTCCTGAGATCAGAGCCAGGGACAGGGGAGTCCCGCCCAGAGCTGAGACCCTTCTCTCCCCTCAGCTACGTGAAGCGCATGAAGGAGTTTGAACGGGAGCGGCGGCTGCTCCAGCGGAAGAAGCGGCGGGAACAGAGGGAGGCCCGTTTGGCCAAAGCCCAGGAATCTGCAGTGGACCCGGCTCTGTAGGTCACCCACCATCCTCTGGaccagtccaagaaataaaagcctCCAGGCCCCTGAGCCACGCCTCGCAGTGTGTCTGGTGTCCCCAAGCCCCATAAAGGAACAGTCCAAGTCCAGCTGGGGCAGACAAGTTTTATTCCAGATGCAGAGCTACAGCCACCCCAGAATGACACTGGGGTGGGGATGAGACCCCTGCCTGACTGAGCCTGGGTggaggggaagtggctcagagcaAGAAGGGGATGATGGGCATGCGCAGGGGTGGGTAGTCGCGGAACTCCTTTAGGTAGCTGCGGTGCTTGCCCTTGGCCCAGATAGTCATCTGAGTGAAGCCCACCAAGGAAAAGAGGGCCACTGTGGGACAGAGCAGGGGGTGTCAAGATGGGGCTGCCCAGCAGGATGGCAGGATACCACCAAGGGAGGGGTGATGGGCTCACCTGGGAGACACTGTGTCATGATGGCAAAGCCAATCCAGGACCCCACCTGTGGGCAGCACAGGTGGAGGTGAGGGCAAGCAGGCGGGCCACACAGGCTGTTCTGCCACCTCCCCTCAACCCTCTTCAGAGACAGTGAGGACCAGACCAAGCTCCAATGTGGAGGGACCCCAGGTAAAGGAAGTGCTATAGGACAGGCCAGGCCACACGCCTCCCAGCCCCAGAATAGGAACAGCAGTCTCCATCTCCAGACCTCAAGCTTGAAGGCACCTTCCCCACCAGGCTGCCCCTCCACAAGGGACCCTAAACCCAGGAAGGAGTGGAGAGAAGAGGTCGGCCCCTCACCTCGTAGGTATAGTTGGGACAGGACACCAGCAGGAAGAGCCACGTGAAGGGGTTCTTGGTAGGGTACGGGATCTTCCTGGTCTTGGACCCTGGGGGACAGGACAAGAGGAGCAGGTGAGATTCTCCCACCTGACCCAACTACTCTCAAACCCCAGTAGACCACTCACCAGCTGGCCGCAGGTCCCGCAGAGCCATGTGGATGGAGAAGTTACCAAGCTGGCAGATCTGTTCGAGGAGGAGCAGGGTCAGCCCAGAGCCCCCaggccccccaccccccagcactGTCCAGACTCCTTACCACAAAGATGGCCAGCGCCAGTTTAACCTGCTGAGCTCCATAGGCTGAGGAGGAAGCAGGGAGGGGAGGCTGTGAGGGGAGGACACAGGGCTAGTGCCCCAAGGGCTCGCTCGAGGGTGGGGGTCAGGCTGAAGCCACTTACTGGGGGGCGTGTAGAGAGGGTGGTTGATGTAATAGGCCATCCACGCTGCGAAGCCCCAGTAGTAGGTGCAGTTCTGAAAGGAAGCGGGCAGGGATGGGCCGAGGGGTGAGTAACCGGGGACACAGGGCCAGACAGGTCTCCCAGGCGGACTCAGGGCCAGGAGGGTGAGTGGCGGGCGCCCACCTTGAAGATGTTGCGCAGGGGCATGGTGCCGTGGGAGAAGCGGTGCACGAACAGTGTCTCCAGCAGGCGCTTGACATAGTGCAGAGAGTGGCAGGTGCAGGCGAGGCTGGTGGGGAAGCAGGGGCTGGTCCAACAGGCCTCCTGTCCTTTGTCCTCCCCGCTCCCACCCACCTGACCCCACTCACTGCACCACTGTGTGCCGACTGGACGTGAAGTCATATTTGTGGCCATAGATGAAGGGCACCCGGAAGTAGAAGAGCAGGTAGATGAAAAGGGGCCCAGCATACTCGGTCAGGAAGACCTGAGGGCCCAGGGAGCAAAGTGAGTCTCCCGATGTGTCTGGTGGCAAAGGCGGCTGGTGGAGGGGCCAGGACTCACCGTCACCCAGCTGATCTGGGCCCCCAGATCCCGGAAGTAGAGCGTGGCTGTGGTACCCACAGGCAACTTCTGCAGCACATCCTCATCCTTCAGGGACTTGCCCTCTGCAGAGAGGTGGGCCAGGACTCAGGGGCTGCCCCAGCTTCTCCCACTGCCACCCGGAAGCCAGGAGGTGAGCCCAGCAGACAGCTGTACTCACTGGGGTCCAGGCGGAGGGACTGGCGGGCGGGGTACCACTGTGGATCTGTGGGGAGAATAGTGTTACAACCCTCAGCCTGGCAGGACCTAGCCTACAAGCTGCCCACCCACTGTGCCGGCTTCTCAGTGTTGCCGGGGGCTCAGGGACCCCCCAACTCCCAGGCAAGGCCTCTGAGCCTGTGTTGTTCCAGGACACAGGCCAGGATAGCACTGCCAGAGCGGGATTTTGTCCTTCCGAAAGCCAACAAGAGTACTCCTCCTGATGGCCACGCGGGGGCGCTGCTGCAGTCGAGCCCAGAGAGGCCTGGGCCATATGGAGGCATTTCTACAGGTCCTTGAGGGAGAAACACACAGGACATGGTCCCACCCAGAGGACCCTGCCCAAAGGAGTGGCCATGCTCGTTGTGGCACTCCTTGGACTCACGAGTCTTGGTGAAGAGGTTCTTAATCTCTGCAATGGTGGCCTGGGGCTCCACCTGGGGAAAGACCAGCAAGGAGGCATCAGCCCCCGGGGGAACCCAGACCCAGGATGGAGAGGGGTCAGGAGAAAGGACTGGGCCGTGGATACGGGCACAGGAGAGGAATGGGGTCCAGGCCCCCACCTACTGGTCAAGGCAGGTACAGCAAAGGCCCTGCCAGTGTGGACTCAGCAGgggtctccagtgccaccaggaagccaggatggcccccaGCCCAGCAAGGCCGACAAGGCAAGCGGGGCCTGCTCCCCTGCTGCCCCTCTCTGCCCAGGAATGATGAGGTCCAAACCCCTGCCCGGGGACTGGCCTCAGGGGAACAGGTCTCAGTGTAGAGGTTGCCTTGCTTCCTCCCCGAGCCAGGAGACCAGCTCCCAGGCACCCCAGGGGCCCCGACTGCCCACTCTGTCCCACACATCACAGCATTCCTCCTGTGCCCTCtgaagggaagggtgagggaaaGGGCTGGAAGGAGCTGGGGCCTGTGGCTTGTCACGGGCACTGCGGTCGTACCTTGTCCAGGAAACACAGCTTCTCTCTTGTCTTTGCATCTAGAATCTCCACCTCAAAAAAGAGAACAGCCTTTTTAGGTTTCTTGGTTGTCTTGGGAGGTGCAGGCCGGGGGAAGCCGTTGAGGCCAGGGCTCAGTCCCTGGCTGGCCTCCCGGGCCACCAGGCTCAAGCTGATATCCATACTGCCCGCCACCAGCCCGGCTGCTCCGCTCTGCCCACCCAGGCTGTTGCCACCCCAGCTGCCGGCCGTCAGCCCCCACCACAGACCTCCCCACGAGGAGCAACTCTGGGCCGGGCTGGCGCGATCAAATTCTGCCGCGATGCTGGAAGAGAGCCCGCGCCTGCCCTGGCTCTGCCGGCTTGTGTGCCAGATGTAACCCGAGTGGCACCAGAGCCACAGCACAGCTAAATATAAAACTGTCCCAGACTGAGCCCACCAAGGAGTCATGCCACAGTCCCCTTACGGCAGGGGCAAGGGGGTCCTGAGGGCAGCCCCTAGGAACCAGGTTGTCCTGAAGGAGGCTTTGCCGTGTACACAGTCCCCCAACAGCACCAGGGCAGCCAAGGCAATCCTAGAGGCAGACGCCCGTCAGCCCCTCCCTGACCTGAGCAGAGTAGGGGCCTCCGGCCAGTGGCCAGAAGAGGGTGAGAAGCCGGCCCAGGCCCCAGCACCCAACTCAGGCATAAGCAGTTCACTGCGCTTGGAGAAACCCCAGCTATTTTGAGAATCCGTGAGATAGATCATCCATTTCCCCTTCTGAGCTGTAAAAGACACTCGGATTATTTTCCTTGTGCATTTGTGTTCCCAGGAAGGTGACAGATTCCACAGTTATTGGTGCAGAAAGCCTCTCTCTAACTGGAAACGACCCGGAACAGGAAGTTGCAGGCAAGTTACAAGGTCCCGACCCCCTGCCTCCCAGCCTCCCTCTCCACCCATTCCTCACCAGTTCCCCCCAAGCCTTGCTCAAGGCCACCGGTGGGTAGTCTTCCCAGGGTTCAGCCAGCACACCCTCATCCAGGCCGGAAGCTCACACACAGCCTGGTGCAGAGGGGCTGCCCTGGACAGGAGGGAGCACCAGGGACAGCAGGTCAGAGAAGGCTGCTGGAGCTGGGGTGGGCAGTGCCCAGACTGGTCAGGAAAGACCTGAAATGCCCCAGGGGGTGGGCGCAGGTCCCACTGTAAAGTCATGGTGATCAGAGCTAGAGGTCACCCTGAGCTGGCCCCTGCCGGCCCCTGCTGTGGACCCTCCCCACTCAGAGCTCCAAGGCCCCCGGTTACTTGCTGCCTcagaaaaatggactagacaCACTGCTGCAGGACCAGAGGCCCATAGCAGGCCCATCAGGGCCTCTGAGGGGTCATCCACCCACCCAGAGCCCACCTGAGGAAGGGGCTCACCTCACACACTCCTGACCACAGTGGCAGGGACAGTGCACACTGTGAGCTATATCCAGCCCTGCCCTGCAGCCCAAGTGCCCTGGGCATGGCACATCCCTGTGCCTCAGCTCAGGGACAGGCAGGGTTTCCTGGGCCAGGGCACAGGAAGCACCAACATGTCTGACAGACGGGAAGCAGCCATGACAATGGGTCCTGGGGACGGGAATGAGAGGTCCCCCAGGAGGCAGCCCTGCCTAGTAAGGCAGCATGGTGACAAAGGGCAGCAGCCTGTGTTCATATCCTGGCTTCCGGCTGACCAGCAGGTCCAAGCAGCACATGGGCCAGCCTACCCGTCCCCAACATGCCTACCCCACGGCCTGGacctgaggggaggaggggacagagCCCAGGAAGTCCTGGCCAGTGCTGCCTAGTTGAACCGCATCAGAGACATCACCTGCTATCATCTCTGGGCTCTGCTTAGTCCTGTGGCCTTGGGGGGCAGGTTACTGAACCCCCACAGGGACAAAAATGGCCAGAGAGAGCAGCTGGCATATGGAGAGGCCTAAAAAAGGGAGCTGGTCATACCCCTCGGGGCCCACCAGAGACACGAGGAGAGGACGGCACTGGCAAGGGCTGGAATGGCAGGGCGCAAGCGGGCACAGCGCCGGCCCCGTGGCTGCAGGTATATTAATAGTTCCTGGGCCCCTGGCGGGCAGTGCCCACATGCCTTCAAGCCGGTGTGGCCCACAGGAGAGCGGCACAGTGTCCACCAGGACAGGAGGTCTCCGAGTTCCTGCTGAACCACTCAACAGCTTAAAATACAACCAGCCCCTCTCCCTGCAGGCCAGCTGCCGGGGGAGGGCTGAAACCCTacctctcccccccacccccacccccggcaCCAGACCACAGCCTCGGAGGGGGGGCACCAGCCAGGCTGTTGGGACCCCAGCTGGCTGCTGGGAAAGGAAGCCAGGTGGCAGGAGGGGGCAGCTGGGAGAGGGGCCACAGCCACCGCAGCCACAGCAGCAGCGCCCAAGCCGGTGCTCGGCACCCAAAGGAGCTGCCACACTACACAGAGAGGTAAGCCAGAGCCACAGGGCAGCACCCAGTGCTGGCCAGGGTGGGAGCTGCCCCAGTTCAGAGCCACCATAGCACGATCCGACCTCAAGGGATGGCTGTGGCTTTGCATGTCCTGCCCGCACGCCCACGCCCAGCAGCCATCTTCTCCCAGAAAGAGAATGGGAGGTTCTGGTGGGTGCgggggacacacacacatacacacacacagggacGACCGCCTCTACACTCTTTACAGGAGGGGGGTCGGGCTGGTAAAAGCAGCCAGACACCGAGTTCCATATGCATGTGAAATGCTCAGGGTAGACAGACAGCAGACTGGGGTGGCCGGGGCTGGGGTAGGTGGGCATGACTGCCCAGGGCTACCTGGTCCCCTCCTGGGGTGATGAAAAGGTTGTGGAACCAGGCAGCGGTGGTGGCTACACTGCACTGAGAACGCACTGAATGCTACTGGACTCTGCATTTTttcttgagactgggtctcactgttGTCCAGGTTGGCCCCAAACTCAGGAGAAAGtctcgcctcagcctcccaagggctGGGACCACAGGCACGCaccccactgcacccagcttggaTCCTACGCTTGTAAAtggttcattttattttatgtgaatttcacTTCAACAAAGAACTTTTTTTGTTGCTGAGACTGGAAGCCAGGCTCAGCAGCTCCACTTGACCGACCCGTaggcagctgcaacatttattttttccacaGAGGGTAACAAACTGGTCACACCTACCCATCAAAATGAGAGGCCCCCACCCTCTACCCTGAAATGAGGCCTAATATGGGGAGCTCACCTCACTCTTCCCATCCCCCACCCCACTCACATGGCCTGCCCAGGCCTGAGGCCACCCTGGGGTGGTGGTTCCCTAAGGGGCACAGGGCACAGGTGTCTGCTGAGCAGGGCCCCAGGCAGAGGATCCTGAGCACAGAGAGGCTCCAGGCTCAGACCCAGCCCTGGGGGGCagcagggagaggagggagacATTCCACGGATAGACAGGGACACAGGGAGGTTGCGAGGGGGGTCACTGACAAGATCCCCACTCTGATGGCAGGCAGGGGGTGTGGCCCTGTGGTGGCAGGCACAATGGACAGGCAGAGGGCAAGGACGAGGGCAGGAGCCCTGGCATGGGATGCAGGAGTGTAGCTCTGTGATGACAGTTCCACTAGCCTGGGAGGCATTCTCACCCAGAGGCCCCAGATTCCAGGAGCCAGCCAACAGTATCCCGTGCTCCCACAAGGTCAGGGCATGGCCAAGGGCTGGCTTGGGGGGGCTGAAGCCCACCCTGCAGCTGTGTGGTGAGGTAGGTGCAGTAAAGAGAGGCTCCCATCTTCCACGCGCTTGTTATGAGCTAGCACCGGTGCCTAGAGCCACCAAAGAAGCAGAGCTGCAGGACTGTCCCCATTTGGCACATGAGGAAACCAGAGTGGCAGAAAAGCACAGCAGTGAGTGAGATCACGGGAGGTGCAGGGTCTTTGTACTGGCCGTCCCTCTGCCTTAGCTCTGAACCAGACCCCAGGCTCCCACTCCACAGGACCTCAGAGAGCCTCTAGGCCTGGCCATCTGTTTACAGGactgaccccagacatttcctaaATGTCTCCACTGAAGTGTGTGGAACTGCCCCCTCTGCACCCCACCCTCAGCCCGCCAAGCCCAGGCTCTTCCTCGGTTCCTCCTTCCCCATGCTGCAGAGGCACTGCCCAGCACCCTGCCCCAGGCACAGGAGCTGGCTTCTGAGCTCTGCAATCCTGTGGGGCCCAGCACTCTGGCTACCAGGCCCTCCTTCATCTGCAAAGTTTGCTGCCCCTACATGTCATCTCATagggttattttaaaaattatagagaaAACAGTATCCAAAAAACTACGTTAACATTTCCAATCTAGAATAAATCttattaagaataaatattattgGTCAGGTGCAgtagtacatgcctgtactcccagccactcgggaggctgaggcaggaggatcataagttccaggccagcctcagccacttagcaagaccctgtctcaaaatgaaaaggactgaggGAGCGGGTGGTGGTAGAGTACTCCCGGGTGCAATCCCAGGGCCacaataaatggataaatgagTTCTAGCAAAACAATTGTGGCAGTTGCAAAAACAGCCAAGGCCCTGGCTGAGC is part of the Callospermophilus lateralis isolate mCalLat2 chromosome 1, mCalLat2.hap1, whole genome shotgun sequence genome and encodes:
- the Tecr gene encoding very-long-chain enoyl-CoA reductase isoform X1, which translates into the protein MDISLSLVAREASQGLSPGLNGFPRPAPPKTTKKPKKAVLFFEVEILDAKTREKLCFLDKVEPQATIAEIKNLFTKTHPQWYPARQSLRLDPKGKSLKDEDVLQKLPVGTTATLYFRDLGAQISWVTVFLTEYAGPLFIYLLFYFRVPFIYGHKYDFTSSRHTVVHLACTCHSLHYVKRLLETLFVHRFSHGTMPLRNIFKNCTYYWGFAAWMAYYINHPLYTPPTYGAQQVKLALAIFVICQLGNFSIHMALRDLRPAGSKTRKIPYPTKNPFTWLFLLVSCPNYTYEVGSWIGFAIMTQCLPVALFSLVGFTQMTIWAKGKHRSYLKEFRDYPPLRMPIIPFLL
- the Ndufb7 gene encoding NADH dehydrogenase [ubiquinone] 1 beta subcomplex subunit 7, translated to MGAHLARRYLGDASVEPDPLKMPTFPPQYGFPERKERVMVATQQEMNEAQLTLQQRDYCAHYLIKLLKCKRDSFPNFLGCKHEQHDWDYCEHLDYVKRMKEFERERRLLQRKKRREQREARLAKAQESAVDPAL
- the Tecr gene encoding very-long-chain enoyl-CoA reductase isoform X3, which codes for MKHYEVEILDAKTREKLCFLDKVEPQATIAEIKNLFTKTHPQWYPARQSLRLDPKGKSLKDEDVLQKLPVGTTATLYFRDLGAQISWVTVFLTEYAGPLFIYLLFYFRVPFIYGHKYDFTSSRHTVVHLACTCHSLHYVKRLLETLFVHRFSHGTMPLRNIFKNCTYYWGFAAWMAYYINHPLYTPPTYGAQQVKLALAIFVICQLGNFSIHMALRDLRPAGSKTRKIPYPTKNPFTWLFLLVSCPNYTYEVGSWIGFAIMTQCLPVALFSLVGFTQMTIWAKGKHRSYLKEFRDYPPLRMPIIPFLL
- the Tecr gene encoding very-long-chain enoyl-CoA reductase isoform X2 — protein: MPRALGLQGRAGYSSQCALSLPLWSGVCEVEILDAKTREKLCFLDKVEPQATIAEIKNLFTKTHPQWYPARQSLRLDPKGKSLKDEDVLQKLPVGTTATLYFRDLGAQISWVTVFLTEYAGPLFIYLLFYFRVPFIYGHKYDFTSSRHTVVHLACTCHSLHYVKRLLETLFVHRFSHGTMPLRNIFKNCTYYWGFAAWMAYYINHPLYTPPTYGAQQVKLALAIFVICQLGNFSIHMALRDLRPAGSKTRKIPYPTKNPFTWLFLLVSCPNYTYEVGSWIGFAIMTQCLPVALFSLVGFTQMTIWAKGKHRSYLKEFRDYPPLRMPIIPFLL